CCTGATGCCGAAGGTGATAGATAAGGTAAAGGCGAAAGAGGGAATGGAGAACACGGTATTCATCCTCGGCGGCATCATTCCGCAGCAGGATATTCCCGGACTCATCGAAAAGGGCGTCAGCGGCGTATTTGGCCCCGGCACCCGGCTCGACGAGGTCACGGAATTCACCTTTGAGCAGGTGGCGCTCGCGAAGGCCGAGGAGATGGCCGAGCAGGCGCTTTCAGACATGGCGAACAAAGCTTCAAATATATAAAAGAAGAATACTAAAGGAGGTACTTACATGACAGGGATACTTGAAGGAGTTAAGGTACTTGGCATAGAGCAGCAGGTCGCGGGACCGACCTGTACGATGATGCTCGCCGACCAGGGAGCGGAGGTCATCAAGGTCGAACGCCCCGGAAGCGGAGACACCGCGCGCGAGATAGCGCCGATGCTCAAGAATGACAAAGGAGAGGCGCAGAGCGGATACTTCGCGCGCTTCAACCGCAGCAAAAAGAGCGTGACGATCGATATGCAGTCCCCCGAGGGACAGGCCGTTCTCTGGGACCTCATCAAAGATACCGAAATAATAATCGAGAACGTGAAACCTGGACTGATGGACAAGCTGGGCTTCACCTACGAAAAGATCAAAGAGGTCAACCCCGGCGTCATCTACGTAGCCATCAGCGGCTTTGGACGTTCAAAGAAATACGAAGGCCCCTATGCGAAACGCCTCGCCTATGACATCATCACTCAGGCGATGGCGGGACTCATGCACACCTGCGGCAGCGACCCGCAGGGACCGCCGACCTGGCTCGGCTTCGCCCTCGGCGACTCCGGCACCGGCGTCTACGCGGCCTACGCGGCGATGCTCGGATACATCAACAAGCTGCGCACCGGCAAGGGAGAATACTTCGACGTCTCGATGTACGACTGCATGATCGCCCTCGCCGAGCGTTCGCACAACGTTTACGCCTTTACCGGCAACGTCGTTACACGCGGCCCGGACAAGCTTATCGCCCCCTGGGGCCCCTTCAAGTGCAAGGACGGCTATGTGGCGATCATCGTGCCCACGGAGTCGATGTGGAAAAAGTTCCTCACCGCCATCGGCCACCTGGAGCTGCTCGACAACCCCGATATCCAGTCCGGTCCCGGACGCGGCGCCCATATGGAGACCCTCATCCGCCCGGTCATCAACGAATGGCTCGCCGACAAGACGAAGATAGAGGCCTGTGAAATATTCATGGCTCAGGGACTTCCCTGCGGACCGGTGCAGAACGCCGAGGACGTCGCTCATGACGAGCACACCAAAAAGCGCGAGATGCTCGTTAAGATACCCGATCCCGTCGTCGGAGAACTCACCGTCGTCGGCTGCCCGATCAAGATGGAAGAACATGAGACCTCCTACAGCGCGCTGCCGGATCTTGGCGCCGATACGGACGAAGTGCTGAAAAGACTTGGATACTCGGACGAGCGCATCGCCGGGCTGCACGACAAAAAGGTCATATAAGAGATAAAAGAGAGAAGGGTGACAGATATGGAAAAGGTAGTCATAGTATCAGCTGTACGTACGCCATTCGATAAATTCGGCGGCCCGATGAAGGGCGAAAACACGGTAGCCCTCGGATCATTCGTCGTAAAAGAGGCCATGGAGCGCGCCGCGGTCGATCCCGCGGATGTGGAAGAGACATACATCGGCATCAATATGCCCACGGCGAACCGCTCGATCGCCCGTCAGATATCACTCGCCGCGGGCATGCCGCCCGAAGCGAACTCGACAACCGTCGACCGCGCCTGCTGCTCGTCGATGGTAGCCATCGCGATGGCAAAACGCGCGATCGAACTCGGCGACGCCAAGGTAACGGTGGGCGGCGGCTCGGAAAACATGAGCAACGTCCCCTACTTCGTGGAAGACCTGCGCTGGGGAAAGCGCCTTGGCGACATCGTCCTTAAAGACATCATGGTCGTATCCTGCCCCTACACCGGGGAACCGCGCGCGAAGCAGGCGGGAGAGGTCGCCCTTCAGTACGGTATCAGCCGCGAAATGCAGGACGAATGGGCCTACCGCAGCCAGATGCTCTATCAGGATGCCTTCAAGGCCGGTAAATTCAAGGATGAGATAAAGCCCTATGTCCTTCACACGAAAAAAGGAGACGTCGTGATCTCCGAAGACCAGTCGCCGCGTCCCGACACGACTCTTGAAGGGCTCGCGAAGCTCAAGACCGTCAACCAGAGCCCGACCGTCACCGCGGGCAACGCTCCCGGACTCAACACGGGCGCCAGCGCGCTCGTGCTCATGAGCGAAAGCGAAGCGGCGCGCCGCGGACTGAAGCCCCTGGCGACGATCGTGGCCCACGCCCAGGCCTCGGGACACCCCAAATACATCGCGACAATCCCGGCCTTCGCCGCTCAGAAGGTGCTCGCCAAAGCCGGCATGACCATCGACCAGATGGATATCATTGAGATCAACGAAGCCTTCGCGGTCATGCCCCTAGCCTCCACGATACTGCTTGGAGAAGAGGACCCCGCGAAAGTCGAAGCGATCCGCGCCAAGACGAACATCAACGGCGGCGCGATCGCCATCGGCCACCCGACGGGAGCCACAGGCGGACGCCTCGTAATGACGATGGCCTACGAACTCCAGCGCCGCGGCGGCGGATACGGCCTCTGCACGATCTGCGGCGGCGTCGGCGAGAGCGAAGCCTTTATAATCAAAGTCTAATCACTCTTTCGGTGATCCACGCGGATGTTTTGCCTTTACTGACCGGCAGGGCCGAGTCAGGCGGCGGCGAAACATCCGCTGTCGGCAATAAATAAGGAGGCTGCGGCAAATATGGAATTTCAGGAT
This DNA window, taken from Cloacibacillus sp., encodes the following:
- a CDS encoding cobalamin B12-binding domain-containing protein; the protein is MVKVLISKPGLDGHDRGAKVVARAFEEAGAEVIYTGLQATPDEIAEIAAKEKVDVVGVSLLSGAHNTLMPKVIDKVKAKEGMENTVFILGGIIPQQDIPGLIEKGVSGVFGPGTRLDEVTEFTFEQVALAKAEEMAEQALSDMANKASNI
- a CDS encoding CoA transferase, with the protein product MTGILEGVKVLGIEQQVAGPTCTMMLADQGAEVIKVERPGSGDTAREIAPMLKNDKGEAQSGYFARFNRSKKSVTIDMQSPEGQAVLWDLIKDTEIIIENVKPGLMDKLGFTYEKIKEVNPGVIYVAISGFGRSKKYEGPYAKRLAYDIITQAMAGLMHTCGSDPQGPPTWLGFALGDSGTGVYAAYAAMLGYINKLRTGKGEYFDVSMYDCMIALAERSHNVYAFTGNVVTRGPDKLIAPWGPFKCKDGYVAIIVPTESMWKKFLTAIGHLELLDNPDIQSGPGRGAHMETLIRPVINEWLADKTKIEACEIFMAQGLPCGPVQNAEDVAHDEHTKKREMLVKIPDPVVGELTVVGCPIKMEEHETSYSALPDLGADTDEVLKRLGYSDERIAGLHDKKVI
- a CDS encoding thiolase family protein; the encoded protein is MEKVVIVSAVRTPFDKFGGPMKGENTVALGSFVVKEAMERAAVDPADVEETYIGINMPTANRSIARQISLAAGMPPEANSTTVDRACCSSMVAIAMAKRAIELGDAKVTVGGGSENMSNVPYFVEDLRWGKRLGDIVLKDIMVVSCPYTGEPRAKQAGEVALQYGISREMQDEWAYRSQMLYQDAFKAGKFKDEIKPYVLHTKKGDVVISEDQSPRPDTTLEGLAKLKTVNQSPTVTAGNAPGLNTGASALVLMSESEAARRGLKPLATIVAHAQASGHPKYIATIPAFAAQKVLAKAGMTIDQMDIIEINEAFAVMPLASTILLGEEDPAKVEAIRAKTNINGGAIAIGHPTGATGGRLVMTMAYELQRRGGGYGLCTICGGVGESEAFIIKV